The following is a genomic window from Actinomadura rubteroloni.
CCGGGAGGACCTGACGGCCGCCGTCCTCGCCGAGTACGACCGGACGCACCGGCTCGTCCTCGCGGTGACGGGCCACGCGCGGCTGCTGGAGAACCGGCGCGTCCTGTCCCGCGCGGTGGAACTGCGCAACCCGTACGTGGACGCCCTGTCGCACCTCCAGCTCCGCGCGCTCGCGGCGCTGCGCGAGGGCGTCGCCGACGAGACCGAACGCGCTCGCCTCGAAGAACTGCTGCTCCTGTCGGTGAACGGCGTCGCCGCCGGCCTCCAGAACACCGGCTGACGTTCGGGCCGCGCCGCCGGAGATCTGACGGCGCGGATAAACGGAAACCGGGGCGTCCCGCAGCGGATACCCTCTTTCCCGTGAGTCGAGAAGGTGTGACGCCGCAGAGCGAGGACTTTTCCGCCTGGTACAACGAGCTGGTCGTGCAGGCCCAGCTCGTCGATCGCGGACCGGTGCGCGGCACGATGGTCATCCGCCCGTACGGGTACCGGATCTGGGAACTGCTCCAGGCCGACCTGGACCGGCGGATCAAGGAGGCCGGGCACGACAACGTCAGCTTCCCGCTGCTGATCCCGGAGTCCTACCTCAAGCGCGAGGCCGAGCACGTCGAGGGCTTCTCGCCGGAGCTGGCCGTCGTCACCGTCGCGGGCGGCAAGGAACTGGACGAGCCCCTCGTCATCCGGCCCACCTCCGAGACGATCATCGGCGAGTACATGGCCAAGTGGATCGACTCGCACCGCGACCTGCCGCTGCTGCTCAACCAGTGGGCGAACGTCGTCCGCTGGGAGATGCGTCCGCGGATGTTCCTGCGCACCACCGAGTTCCACTGGCAGGAGGGCCACACCGCCCACGTGGACGAGGCCGACGCGATGCGCGAGACGATGTGGGCGCTGGACGCCTACGCCGGGCTCGCCCGCGACCTCGCCGCCATGCCAGTCGTGCCGGGGGAGAAGACGCCCGGCGAGCGGTTCGCCGGCGCCGTCCGGACGTACACGATCGAGGGCATGATGCGCGACGGCCGCGCGCTCCAGGCCGGCACCAGCCACTACCTCGGCACGAACTTCGCCAAGGCGTTCGAGATCCAGTACCAGGACGAGGCGGAGCAGCGCACCCACGCGCACACCACGTCCTGGGGCATGAGCTCCCGCATGATCGGCGGCGTGATCATGACGCACGGCGACGACAAGGGGCTCGTCCTGCCGCCCCGGCTCGCGCCGTACCAGGTCGTGATCGTCCCGATCGGGCGCAAGGAGCAGGGCGAGGAGGCCGCCGCCGAGGCCCGCCGGCTCGGCGCCGCGATCCGCTCGATGGGCATCCGCGTCCACGTGGACGACAACCGTCCCAACCTGTCGCCGGGCTTCA
Proteins encoded in this region:
- the proS gene encoding proline--tRNA ligase — translated: MSREGVTPQSEDFSAWYNELVVQAQLVDRGPVRGTMVIRPYGYRIWELLQADLDRRIKEAGHDNVSFPLLIPESYLKREAEHVEGFSPELAVVTVAGGKELDEPLVIRPTSETIIGEYMAKWIDSHRDLPLLLNQWANVVRWEMRPRMFLRTTEFHWQEGHTAHVDEADAMRETMWALDAYAGLARDLAAMPVVPGEKTPGERFAGAVRTYTIEGMMRDGRALQAGTSHYLGTNFAKAFEIQYQDEAEQRTHAHTTSWGMSSRMIGGVIMTHGDDKGLVLPPRLAPYQVVIVPIGRKEQGEEAAAEARRLGAAIRSMGIRVHVDDNRPNLSPGFKFNEWELRGVPVRIELGKRDIEAGVATLVRRLPTVEGQGKEQIPLGELPELLPGVLAEFQAFLLARAEAFRDEHTATTDTWDAFAAQVAGGWARAFHCGRTECEDDIKAETAATPRCIPADAPQETGVCVKCGEPSAYGKRVLFGRSY